A region of Campylobacter suis DNA encodes the following proteins:
- the ftsH gene encoding ATP-dependent zinc metalloprotease FtsH: MNQNSQNKNNGNGGGFFNKNPIFIFAIFAIVIVLVFRSLTGDSIGNMGIDGGTNSTKNVSYSELKAMVSGKQIAKVEISDGTIRALGTNQNIYITRRIHSDPTFIPLLDSVGVEYKAYNDTNWLAELMFSWVLPVFIFFGIWMFLASRMQKNMGGGILGIGSAKKLINSEKPTVKFDDVAGVEEAKEEVVEIVDYLKNPDKYLRLGAKIPKGILLVGPPGTGKTLLARAVAGEADVPFFSMSASSFIEMFVGVGASRVRDLFESAKKESPAIVFIDEIDAIGKSRNSGPMGGNDEREQTLNQLLSEMDGFGADKLPVIVIAATNRPEVLDAALLRPGRFDRQVLVDKPDFKGRIDILKVHMKDVKISKNVDLDEIGRLTTGLAGADLQNIINEAALLAGRSSKPEVEQADLIEAVERSIAGLEKKSRRVNEKEKRIVTYHESGHALIAEVTKGAKRVTKVSVVPRGLAALGYTLNRPEENKFLMQKHELIAEVDVLLGGRAAEEVFIKEISTGASNDLERATDIFKSMISMYGMSEVAGLMVLEKQRSNFLGGQTIKDYSDKTAQMVDDTVKEMLKERYEAVLETLKTYSGAIENMVSALYESETIEGDKVREIIRNFEQENGLESRLVEDDDKKSQKEPKDEAAQETKGE, encoded by the coding sequence ATGAATCAAAATTCTCAAAATAAAAACAATGGCAATGGTGGCGGATTTTTTAATAAAAATCCAATATTCATCTTTGCTATTTTTGCGATTGTTATAGTTTTAGTTTTTAGAAGTTTAACTGGCGATAGTATCGGCAATATGGGGATTGATGGTGGTACAAACTCTACCAAAAATGTCTCATATTCAGAGCTAAAGGCGATGGTTTCTGGCAAGCAGATCGCAAAGGTTGAAATTTCAGATGGAACTATACGCGCTTTAGGAACTAACCAAAATATATACATAACAAGGCGTATTCACTCAGACCCTACCTTTATCCCGCTTCTTGATAGCGTAGGTGTTGAGTATAAAGCGTATAATGATACAAACTGGCTCGCAGAGCTAATGTTTTCATGGGTGTTGCCTGTGTTTATATTTTTTGGAATTTGGATGTTTCTTGCTAGTCGTATGCAAAAAAATATGGGCGGAGGCATTCTTGGTATTGGAAGTGCAAAAAAGTTAATAAACTCAGAGAAGCCGACTGTAAAATTTGATGATGTTGCTGGTGTTGAAGAGGCAAAAGAGGAAGTTGTAGAGATAGTTGATTATCTTAAAAATCCTGATAAATACCTTCGTCTCGGTGCGAAAATTCCAAAAGGAATTTTGCTAGTAGGACCTCCTGGTACTGGCAAGACCCTACTTGCAAGAGCTGTAGCTGGCGAGGCTGATGTGCCGTTTTTTTCTATGTCAGCTTCAAGTTTTATAGAGATGTTTGTGGGTGTTGGTGCAAGTCGTGTTCGTGATCTTTTTGAAAGTGCAAAAAAAGAGAGCCCAGCCATAGTATTTATAGATGAGATAGATGCTATTGGAAAGAGTAGAAATTCTGGTCCTATGGGTGGAAACGATGAGCGCGAACAAACTCTTAACCAGTTGCTTTCTGAGATGGATGGCTTTGGTGCGGATAAATTGCCTGTTATCGTTATAGCAGCTACAAACCGCCCAGAAGTACTTGATGCCGCACTTTTAAGACCTGGTCGTTTTGACCGCCAAGTTCTGGTAGATAAGCCAGATTTTAAGGGCAGGATAGATATATTAAAAGTCCATATGAAAGATGTAAAAATTTCAAAAAATGTTGATCTTGACGAGATTGGAAGGCTTACAACAGGTCTAGCTGGTGCAGATCTTCAAAATATCATAAACGAAGCAGCCCTTTTAGCTGGCAGAAGTTCAAAACCAGAGGTCGAGCAAGCTGATCTTATAGAGGCTGTGGAGCGCTCTATCGCTGGACTTGAGAAAAAATCACGCCGCGTAAATGAAAAAGAAAAACGCATTGTTACCTATCATGAAAGCGGACATGCACTTATAGCAGAGGTTACTAAAGGCGCAAAACGGGTTACAAAGGTTTCGGTTGTTCCGCGTGGCTTAGCTGCGCTTGGATATACGCTAAATCGTCCAGAAGAGAATAAATTTTTGATGCAAAAACATGAGCTTATCGCTGAAGTTGATGTTTTACTTGGCGGAAGAGCAGCTGAAGAGGTCTTTATAAAAGAAATTTCAACTGGTGCTAGCAATGATCTTGAGCGTGCGACTGATATATTTAAGTCTATGATTAGTATGTATGGTATGAGTGAAGTTGCAGGGCTTATGGTGCTTGAAAAGCAGCGTAGCAATTTCCTTGGTGGTCAAACTATTAAAGATTATAGTGATAAAACTGCGCAAATGGTTGATGATACGGTAAAAGAGATGCTAAAAGAGCGTTACGAAGCAGTTTTAGAAACGCTAAAAACATATAGCGGGGCTATTGAGAATATGGTAAGTGCGCTTTATGAGAGCGAAACTATCGAGGGCGATAAGGTACGTGAGATTATTAGAAATTTTGAGCAAGAAAATGGGCTTGAAAGTAGGCTTGTTGAAGATGATGATAAAAAGAGCCAAAAAGAGCCAAAAGATGAAGCTGCTCAGGAGACCAAGGGCGAGTAA
- a CDS encoding phosphatidylserine decarboxylase — protein sequence MQYISKYGYKYIIITLILMLVSLNFDIFECFFIFIFIACVIFFRERKNSIKSTDETQILAPIDGKILEISKAELEGKQYTRLTILKSLCGVGVVYAPFSAQQATLRQRHGLFLCSYMKISSALNEKAIYFFQNNGLKFAMRLVAGELSRSLEVQNVSSFVKGDELGFLGSGKIVLFLPLESKICVSVGEKIRSLSTLGYLEKVAVNE from the coding sequence ATGCAATATATATCAAAATACGGCTACAAGTATATTATCATAACACTTATACTAATGCTTGTATCTTTAAATTTTGATATATTTGAGTGTTTTTTTATATTTATTTTTATAGCTTGTGTTATCTTTTTTAGGGAGCGAAAAAACAGCATAAAGTCAACAGATGAGACACAAATTTTAGCTCCCATTGACGGAAAAATTTTAGAAATTTCAAAGGCTGAGCTTGAGGGTAAGCAATATACAAGACTTACCATCTTAAAGTCTTTGTGTGGAGTTGGTGTTGTTTATGCTCCATTTTCTGCCCAGCAAGCTACTTTAAGGCAAAGACACGGTCTGTTTTTGTGCTCATATATGAAAATTTCATCAGCCTTAAACGAAAAAGCAATATACTTTTTTCAAAATAATGGATTAAAATTTGCAATGCGACTTGTCGCTGGAGAGCTTTCTCGTAGCCTTGAGGTTCAAAATGTTTCTAGTTTTGTAAAAGGCGATGAGTTGGGTTTTCTTGGAAGTGGTAAGATTGTGTTATTTTTACCACTTGAGAGTAAAATTTGTGTTAGTGTAGGCGAGAAAATTCGTAGCCTTAGTACGCTTGGATATTTAGAAAAGGTAGCAGTAAATGAATAA